TTGAAAATTTCCTGCACGTATAGCAATCGCAATTCTCGTCAATGGGCCTCTCATCCTCAGCATACCGGGCATTTTTTATAACCAGTTTTCCGCCGCTTGTAAAGAGAGTGCCGTTTCTCGCATTTCTCGTGGGAATAACACAGTCAAAGAGGTCCACGCCCATAGATACGGCGATTACGATATCCTCGGGCCTGCCGAGGCCCATAAGATATCTCGGTTTGTCTTTGGGGATAAAAGCCAGTGTGGAATCGGTTATCTCGTAGGTCCTTTCAGGGTCCTCTCCGATGCCGAGCCCTCCGAGAGCGTATCCGTCGAACCCTATTTCAAGGAGGCCGGAGGCGGACCTTTGCCTCAGATCGGGATAAACGCCTCCCTGAACAATTCCGAAAAGCGCGCTTTCATCTTTATTCCGCGACTGCATGCACAAGCTTGCCCAGCGCGTAGTCAAATCCACGGATTCCCTCATATATTTTTTCTCCGAGGGATAAGGGGGGCACTCGTCGAGACACATCATAATATCAACGCCGAGGGCTTCCTGTATCCGAACGCACTTCTCGGGGGTGAGCAGATGCCTGCTCCCGTCGAGATGGGACTGAAAAATAACCCCTTCCTCCGTTATTTTCCTCGACTTCGCGAGGCTGAGAACCTGAAACCCACCGCTGTCCGTCGTGACGGGATTCTTCCAGGACATGAATTCGTGAAGCCCGCCCAGTTTTTCGATAGTTTCATGCCCGGGACGTATATACATGTGGTAGGCGTTTACGATAATCATTTGAAACCCCATGTTCTCGACCTCTTCGGGGCAAAGGGCCTTGACCGTAGCCTGCGTGGCCACAGGCATAAAGGCGGGCGTGTCGACCGCGCCGTGCGCGGTATGAAGCCTGCCAAGTCTTGCTCCGGTTCCGCTTTCTCCCTTCAGGATTTCGAAATTGAACATTTTGGAATGGTAATCCGGTGAGCCCGGTAGAGGAATAAACCGGGAGCGCTGCCTTCTAAAGCGCAAGTACGTCTTTCATCGTGTAAATTCCAGGGGGCTTACCGTATATCCATTTTACGGCTCTCACGACCCCTTTGGCGAAATTATCCCTGTTAAGCGCCCTGTGGGTGAGCTCTATTCTCTCTCCCTCACCTATAAACATTACGGTGTGCTCACCGACTATGTCTCCTCCGCGTATGGTCTGCATGCCTATCTCTTTTTGTTGCCGCTCCCCTATCCTCCCGTGTCTCTCGAACGTGGCAACATCCTGAAAATCCCTGCCGAGACCCTCGGCTGCGGCTTCGCCCAGCCTGAGCGCGGTTCCGCTCGGAGAGTCCACCTTGTGCCGGTGATGCGCCTCAATTATCTCGACGTCGTATTCATCCCCGAGTGTCCGGGCAAGAATTTCCGTCATTTCAAACATTACGTTTACCCCAATGCTCATATTGGGGGCTATCACGCAGGGGAAGGTCTGCGACAACTCCTCAAGCTTACTCCGCTCTTGAGGCGTGAAACCAGTGGTTCCGATGACCATAGCCTTTCCCTCACGGCTCGCGTATTCCGCAGCCGCCAGAGTAGAATCAGGAGAGGTGAAATCCACAATCACGTCGGCTTCGGACGAGGATTCGCTTAACTCACTCGTCAGGGGGACGTTTATATCCCCGATGCCGGCCAGAGTCCCCGCATCGCTGCCCAGAGAGGGATGTCCGCTCTCTTCCACGGCCCCGATGATTTTAATTTCTCGCTCACGGTCCAGAAAATTAATAATCCTCTGTCCCATCCTCCCCGCGGCCCCCATTACGGATACTCTAATCATAATCTATTCTGTTATCTGGACCTCGGCTTCCTTTTCCACGCAGTTCTTTATGCATTTATCATTCGTAATCTTCCACGCATCTTCAAAAAGACCGAGATCGTACTGGCTTCTCTGGGTTCTCTCCACGAGGCTTCCCGTCTTAGGAGAATTACGCTTGATCGTAATTTCGGCGACAACGATCGATGTCCTGTCATATATCTGCGTTCCAAGTATCTTGTAGCTTACGATGGAAACCTGATTGGCAGACACCGTGTTTTTCATTTGATTCACGTAGCCTAATTTATCCGAATAGGGCACGTATACGTATTTGTAAGCCTTATCAAAATTCTCGGCTTTAAGGGCTTTAAGAAATTCCTGAACGACCTCGGTGGGTGAGGGATCGATTTCCTTGCGCTCGGGAATTACAGGCTCGGGATTTTTAGGTCCGCAGGAGAGCAACCCCAGAAGGAGAAAACCAATTATTACGGGATAATATCTATTTTCCATCAATGCTTTCAAATTTCCTCTGTTTTCAGATAATTAGAATAAGTTGTTAGAGACTATATATCAAGAATTTTTTCAATTCCCAACCGGCCAGGGTCCGGTTACGAGACACTCTACTCATTTTTCCTTTATCGGCTGAATAAGATATTGTCCGAAATCACGAGGCACGGCAAATTAAAATCGACCAAGTATTATTATAGACGGCACTACGGAATATCTCAGGGCGAAATAATACCCGTGAATGTGCGAATGTGTATATTAAGTGCATCGCTCGCCATAAAGAATGGGGCAAATATCAGCGGGGAGATTTCTGATGGAAACAATATAAGGAAAAAGAGATTCTGAAACAAGTTCAGAATGACGTGCATGAATTCAGGACATGGGGTCAGAAAGAATAGAACCTGACACGGATCCAGGGTGACAATGAAAGAGAGATTGCTTCGCTCATAACGAAGATGAAATCCCCCTTAATTTGGCTACAAATATGCAGTGCCGGATTTCGACAGACTTCTATAAATTTAGCCAACGGCGTCCGATTCTAGCGCGCGCTCAGAATCGTTCCCCTTTTTCCAAGCGGGAAATCAAATATAAATCACAGGTTCGCTTCGGCTCTCTTTTTCGCCCAGCTCCCCGAACGGAGGAAGGTATTTTATACTGCCGATAATTTCTACCTTAACCCTAACTTTCCCAATGTGGACATGTACAGCACCGGTGCGGCTGGCCGGCAATAGATAAATAATTGAAATTCCGGTGTTAATAAACCTGAGGCAATATTGTATTATTGAATACAATCCCGGCAGCAACAGTATAGAAATATGAATCCGCAGGAACAAAAAGGAATTAACATGCTGACGACGCGTTCTTATTGCGATCGAAAGGGCCTTATATAAAACGGATGACAGCCACGAATAATTTGCTAAGTCAGCTTATGCAAACATGAGCGAACTCAGAGAGCCTAAACCGGTAAGGCTTATTGCCGGAATCATATATAAACCCGATTCCAGACTGGACGACTGTATCGAGAGCCTCGGAGCGAGATTCGGGGAAATAAATTTTATAAGCGACGCGCTGCCCTTCAAAAATACAAAATATTACGAAGACGAGATGGGTCTTGACCTTGAGAGGAAAATTATCGCATTCGAAAAGCTCATAAGACGGCAGGATATAGCGGATGCAAAAATATTTACAAATAAACTGGAAAAAGTATATTCATATGGTAATAAAAGGACTATAAACATAGATCCCGGATACATTGCCCAGGAACATTTGATATTGGCCACAGGAAAAGGATACTCTCACCGCCCGTACATCGGCAAAGGGGTGTACGCCGATCTTACGCTCCTCTATGTAAACGATGAATTCAGACCGCTTGAGTGGACATATCCGGATTATAAAACACCGGAAGTGAGAGGATTATTCAAAAGGCTCAGACAAGAGTACGCAAACCAACTGAAAGAGGAACCCGATTTATGAAAAGTATGACAGGATACGGAAAAAGCGAAGCGGAAACGAAATTCGGAAAGGCGGTTATCGAGGCGAGATCGGAGAACCACAGGTTCCTCGATATCAAGATACAGACTCCGGAGTCGATTTCGTCAATAGAGCCCGAGCTTGCGGAGTCAGTAAAAAAAACCGTTCTCAGGGGCAAGTTGAGGTTAACAGTGTCGCTCGAAGGAACGAAAAACAATTCCCCTGCGCTCAACGTGGAGCTCGTCAGAGAGTCCAAAAAGAACCTGGAGAGGCTGAAGAGGGAAACCGGCATCGACGAAGAAATACGCATAGAGCACTTCCTGATGATTAAGGATATATTCGCGCCCGAAAACCGCGAATCCCTGAGCAAAAAAGATATACTCGATATCGATAAGATCCTGAACGATGCCATTCGGAAACTCGACGAGACGAGGAAAATAGAGGGCAAAAAGCTTGAAAAGGACTTAAAGGAGAGACTGAGGAATCTCCAGAGCCTTACCCGCACGATAGCTACTAAAAGAAAAGATTTCATGAAAACCGCCTCTGCAAAGATTAAGGACAGAATATCAAAAGTGCTCGATGAGAATCAGATTGATGAGGCTAGGCTTTATCAGGAAACGGCTTTCCTCGCCGAGAGAAGCGATATAACGGAGGAGCTTGTAAGGCTCAAGGCCCATATAGGGAAATTCAGGGAAACTACCCGAAAGCAAGGGTCGATAGGGAAAGAGCTCGACTTCCTCATTCAGGAAATGAACCGTGAAGCGGGAACCATATCGGCGAAAGCCAAGGACGCGGAAATTTCCCACCTTACGATAGACCTGCGCTCGGAGCTGGAAAAAATGAGGGAACAGATACAGAACATCGAATAAACCGATTCTCGCAAGCAGCGGATAATAAACAGAAGCGGGAGAGAGGCTGCTTAACGCAAAAAGTCGGCGGGATGGAGATAATTTCGCCGCGTAAAACAGGCAGGCCGGCTTCAGGTTGAAACAGTTAAAACACTATGTTATGTTTCTCCCCGCAATCCGGCATTTGAATTCATAACTCGGATAAACAAGGAGTACGGCATTATGAGTATTTTAGTCAACAAGGATAGCAAGGTGGTAGTTCAGGGTATTACGGGTAGCGCGGGCCTATTTCACGCGACTCAATGCCGTGAATACGGGACGAATGTTGTAGGGGGAGTAACCCCGGGAAAAGGGGGAACAGAGGTGGAAGGATTTCCGGTTTTCGATACCGTTACCGATGCCGTTGATAAGACAGGCGCCGATACCTCCCTGATTTTCGTTCCCGCTCCTTTTGCCATGGATTCGATGATTGAAGCCGTGGATGCGGGGATTGAGCTCGTTATCTGCATAACCGAGGGAATTCCCACCCAGGATATGATTAAGGTCAAAAAATTTACGGAAGGCAGGAACTCCAGGCTTATAGGCCCGAACTGCCCCGGTGTAATCACCCCCGGAGAGGCGAAGGTAGGGATCATGCCGGGATATATTCACACTCCGGGAAGAATCGGAATTATCTCGCGGAGCGGAACCCTTACATATGAAGCGGTCTGGCAGCTCTCGAACCTGGGGATCGGACAGTCAACGTGCGTCGGTATAGGCGGGGACCCGATAATCGGCACTACATTCATAGACGCCCTGAGCATGTTCGAAGAAGACGAGGATACGGACGCCGTAGTAATGATAGGGGAAATCGGGGGAAGCGCCGAGGAAGAGGCCGCAGAATTTATAAAAGAAAAGCTGAGCAAGCCCGTAGTCGCATTCATCGCAGGAGCGACAGCCCCCAAGGGAAAGAGGATGGGCCACGCGGGGGCAATCATTTCAGGGAGCTCCGGAAGCGCAGAGGACAAAGTAGCCGCGCTCGAAAGAGCAGGGGTCAGGGTATCGCCGAGCCCTGCTGAGATGGGCGAGACGCTCAAGGAAGCCATCAGCTAGCCGTCAGGTAAAGCTCCAAATTATTCAATAGCCATTCATAATGTTTTCTCAGTCCCTCCCGGATTGGAACGGCGGGGGAAAACCGGAAATCCGTTTCAGCTTTCGATACGTCGGCGTAGGTATGTTTGGCGTCTCCCCTCTGTGATTCGGTAAATTTCAGCCGGGCCTTTTTACCGGAAAGTTCCTCTATAATCCTGACGCATTCGATCAGCTTGATCCTGCTCCCGCCGCCTATGTTGTAGATTTCTCCGTCGATACCATTTTCAAACGCGCGCAGATTCGCCTGAACCGCGTCGTCTATGTAGGTAAAATCCCTTGTCTGCTCCCCTGTCCCGTAAATCTCTATTTCTTCTCCGAGAATTACAGCCCTGATGAATTTATGAAAAGCCATGTCGGGACGCTGTCTCGGGCCGTAAACAGTGAAGTATCTGAGAGAGACAGCGGGAATGCCGTACGCTTTGTGATAAAGGGATACGAGATGCTCGCCCCCAAGCTTGGATACCCCGTAGGGGGATATCGGATTCGTCGGAGAGGTCTCGGAGACGGGCAGCTCTTCCGCATCCCCGTAAACCGAGGACGACGAGGCGTAGATGAATTTTTTGAGCTCCCTGTTTTTACAGGCCTCTAAAAGCATCTGTGTTCCGAGTATGTTGTTCTTTACGTATTCATCGAATCTGCCGCCCCAGCTGGACCTCACGCCCGCGATAGCGGCCTGATGGAACACGGCTTCAATCCCCTCCGTGATCTTCCCGAGATCGAGGCCGAGAATATCGGCCTCGATGAACTCGAAACCCGGCTTCCCGAGCAAGTTCCTGATATTGTACTCTTTGATTTGGCGGGGATAGTAGTCTAAAAATGAGTCCACTCCCAGGACGCTGTTCCCCTCTTCTAAAAGCCTTTCGGCCAGATGCGAGCCTATGAAACCCGAAACTCCCGTTACTAAAACCTTCATATAAAATCCCGACCTCTCTAACTCGATTTACCGGTTCAGTCCGGCCTAATTTGACAAAGAATGAAACCACAATACATTAGTATGAAAAATATGAAAAACAAGATAACATTATCGCTTATTTTAACCGCATTTTCCATCGCACTGAATCACGCTTACGCGGTTCCGCCTCCGTGCACGACCGAGGAGCTTCTTAAGAGCTCCGATTACGCGGTCGAAGGGACAGTAATGAAAATCGAGTGCGGGGAGCCGTACGACTCAGAGGAATGCAAGCCGCTTGACGAATCTTCAGGAAATTTCGTTCCCGAACTGGTGGCCAAGTGCATGGCTACCGTAAAGGTCACGAAGAATATAAAAGGCGGGTACGAGGCAGGAAGCGAGGCTCCGGTGCCGTTTCTCAAAATAGCTCAGGATTGTGAGAACGGCTCTCACATAATTCCGGGGAGCCCGACAAAAGACCTGGCTGTAAATAGCAACATCGAGTACTACAACTCAGAGCTGTGCAGATACTGGAACCTGAAGGAGCCTGCTCCGCAGACGCCGGGACCCGGGAACAGTGATGAATCGGCAGACAAAAAACCTGAATAAAATATCGCAAATAAGACTCACAATTTTCTTTTATGCCGCTCAGCCCGTTTGAACTCGAAATTTTTCAAAACATACTCAGCTCCATAGCCGAGGAAATGGGCGTGGTGCTCATCCGCGCCGGATTCTCGCCGAATATCAAGGAAAGAAGGGACTTATCCTGCGCGATATTCATGGCTAACGGCGAAATGATAGCACAGGCGGCCCACATTCCCGTACATCTGGGCTCGATGAGCTTTGCGGTAAAGGCCGTAATAGACGAACCCGAAATAAACGAAGGAGACGTCTTCATACTTAACGACCCGTTCAGGGGGGGGACGCATCTCCCGGACGTTACCTGCATTGCCCCGGTATTCGTGAAAGACAGGCTTGAATTCTTTGTCGCCTCCCGCGCCCACCACGCCGATATGGGGGGGCTTACGCCCGGCTCAATGCCCCTTTCGACCTCTATTCACGAGGAAGGGATATTAATCCCGCCTTCGAGGCTCTACCGAAAAGGGAAACTGAACAAACCCCTCTTCGACAAGATACTCTCATCGACGCGCGACCCCGAAGAAAGGGAAGGAGATTTCAGGGCCCAGGTCGGCTCACTCGAACTAGGCGCAAGGAGGCTCCGCGAGGTCATCGACAAGTACTCTCTCAAAAAGGTGAAGACTTCCGGGAGCGAGCTTTTAAATTACAGCGAGAAGATGATGAGGGAAGTTGTAAAACAAATCCCCGCCGGGACTTATGAATTCGAGGACCGTCTGGACGATGACGGGGCGGGGACAAAAAATATACCGCTCAGGGTCTCGATCAAGGTCAGACGGGAGACGGCAGAAGTGAATTTCGAGGGATCGTCAAAGATGGTAAAGGGTTGCCTTAATACGCCGTTAAGCGTGACCACAGCCGCCGCGATATACGTATTTCAGTGCCTGGCTCCAAAAGAAATGCCCTTGAACTCGGGCCCCCTGAGAGTAGTCGGAATTAAGGCGGAAAAAGGGTCCATTCTAAATGCCGAATTTCCGGCGGCCGTCGTGGGAGGGAACGTAGAAACCTCTCAGCGGGTCGTGGACGTAGTATTCGGCGCACTTTCCCGCGCAGTCCCCGAAAAGGTGCCCGCCGCAAGCGCGGGCACTATGAGCAATACCACGTTCGGCGGCGTGAACCCCCGGACCGGGAATAAATTCGCATACTACGAGACAATCGCGGGGGGGATGGGAGGAAGATTCGGCAAGGACGGCGTAAACGCGGTTCAGACGCACATGACGAACACGCTGAATACACCGATAGAGGCGCTTGAAAGAGAACTCCCGGTGATGATCGATTCATACGGCGTCCGAAAGAGGAGCGGCGGGAAAGGCAGGTATAAAGGAGGCGACGGCATCATAAGAAAATACAAATTCCTTACCGACGCCACTGTTTCGCTCATCACCGAGCGGAGAAAATCAGCCCCCTACGGTATAAACGGCGGAGGAGAAGGGAAAAAGGGAAAGAACACACTCGTTAGAAGAGGCGTTAAAGGAAAGATAGCGCCCAAGGAAACCTTCGAAGTAAAGAAAGGAGACGTACTGGAAATAGAAACACCGGGCGGAGGCGGCTGGGGTAAGCCCGTATCCGGGGACTGACGGCAAGAAAATGGAATATCCGAAATTAAGATATATAGAAGCGATTCCGGCAGAGTCGAACGGCGAAAGGATCGTTTACCTGAGAGACCATCAAAATCCAAGCGGCAGGGTGCTGGCAGTGTCGCCCGAGACGCTTATCGTTCTGAGCCTCTTCGACGGGACCAGATCGGTAGGAGAAATACAGACGGCGCTAACACGAAAATTCGGCGATCTCGTCAATAAAGGGGATATAGAGAACCTGATTACACAACTGGACGAAGCCCTTTTCCTGGACAGCGATAAATACAGGGATTACAAAAATAAACTCGAGCATGAATTCAGAGGGGCGGATAAAAGAGAATCGAGCCACGCGGGGCTTTCCTACCCTGCCGATTCTTCCGAGCTTGCAGGATGGTTTGAAACGTTTTTTAGAAAAGCAGAGGAAACGGAGCCCTATAAAAAAGCCCAGGGGAAACCCAAGGGAATAATCTCCCCCCACATAGATTACAGAAGGGGCGGAACTTCTTACGCTAAGGCCTACAGGGAGCTACTGGGGTGCGAAGAGGCCGATACATTTATAATCTACGGAACCTCTCACTATGCGGACGTGGAAAATCCGTTCATCCTGACAAGAAAAAATTTTATAACGCCACTCGGAGAAGCTGTAACGGACAGAAACGTAGTTGAGTCACTCGTCAACTCGTGCGACTGGGACCTTTTCGAAGGGGAGATTCACCACCGTACCGAGCATTCGATTGAATTTCAGGTCGCTTTTCTCCAATACTTATTTAACGGAAAGAGGGATTTTAAAATAGTACCGATACTGTGCAACTCTTTTTACCGGCTGATCAGCGAGGGACGGTCTCCGGGCGGGGATGAAAAGATATCGGGTTTCCTGAATTCGATATCGGAAATAATATCCGGCCTGGGGGAGAGGGCTTTTATAATCGCTGCCGCTGACATGGCACACGTGGGCACGAAATTCGGGGACAGGGAACCCGTTAATAACGGGACTCTCGAACGAATAAGAGAGAGGGACATACTGAGCCTCACTTACAGCGAAAAACTCGACGCCGAGGGGTTTTACAGGTCGGTGGAGGAGGAGAAGGACTGGAGGAAGATATGCGGCCTGTCCCCCATTTACGCGACCCTTAAAACGATACAGGCCCAAGAGGGCAGGCTCCTCGATTATGATC
The DNA window shown above is from Deltaproteobacteria bacterium and carries:
- the tgt gene encoding tRNA guanosine(34) transglycosylase Tgt, whose protein sequence is MFNFEILKGESGTGARLGRLHTAHGAVDTPAFMPVATQATVKALCPEEVENMGFQMIIVNAYHMYIRPGHETIEKLGGLHEFMSWKNPVTTDSGGFQVLSLAKSRKITEEGVIFQSHLDGSRHLLTPEKCVRIQEALGVDIMMCLDECPPYPSEKKYMRESVDLTTRWASLCMQSRNKDESALFGIVQGGVYPDLRQRSASGLLEIGFDGYALGGLGIGEDPERTYEITDSTLAFIPKDKPRYLMGLGRPEDIVIAVSMGVDLFDCVIPTRNARNGTLFTSGGKLVIKNARYAEDERPIDENCDCYTCRKFSRAYLRHLYMAKEVLVLRLLTLHNLGYYGKLMRDIRESINNDNFPNLLSRVKSLGGKEQC
- the dapB gene encoding 4-hydroxy-tetrahydrodipicolinate reductase is translated as MIRVSVMGAAGRMGQRIINFLDREREIKIIGAVEESGHPSLGSDAGTLAGIGDINVPLTSELSESSSEADVIVDFTSPDSTLAAAEYASREGKAMVIGTTGFTPQERSKLEELSQTFPCVIAPNMSIGVNVMFEMTEILARTLGDEYDVEIIEAHHRHKVDSPSGTALRLGEAAAEGLGRDFQDVATFERHGRIGERQQKEIGMQTIRGGDIVGEHTVMFIGEGERIELTHRALNRDNFAKGVVRAVKWIYGKPPGIYTMKDVLAL
- a CDS encoding DUF4416 family protein is translated as MSELREPKPVRLIAGIIYKPDSRLDDCIESLGARFGEINFISDALPFKNTKYYEDEMGLDLERKIIAFEKLIRRQDIADAKIFTNKLEKVYSYGNKRTINIDPGYIAQEHLILATGKGYSHRPYIGKGVYADLTLLYVNDEFRPLEWTYPDYKTPEVRGLFKRLRQEYANQLKEEPDL
- a CDS encoding YicC/YloC family endoribonuclease translates to MKSMTGYGKSEAETKFGKAVIEARSENHRFLDIKIQTPESISSIEPELAESVKKTVLRGKLRLTVSLEGTKNNSPALNVELVRESKKNLERLKRETGIDEEIRIEHFLMIKDIFAPENRESLSKKDILDIDKILNDAIRKLDETRKIEGKKLEKDLKERLRNLQSLTRTIATKRKDFMKTASAKIKDRISKVLDENQIDEARLYQETAFLAERSDITEELVRLKAHIGKFRETTRKQGSIGKELDFLIQEMNREAGTISAKAKDAEISHLTIDLRSELEKMREQIQNIE
- the sucD gene encoding succinate--CoA ligase subunit alpha, with amino-acid sequence MSILVNKDSKVVVQGITGSAGLFHATQCREYGTNVVGGVTPGKGGTEVEGFPVFDTVTDAVDKTGADTSLIFVPAPFAMDSMIEAVDAGIELVICITEGIPTQDMIKVKKFTEGRNSRLIGPNCPGVITPGEAKVGIMPGYIHTPGRIGIISRSGTLTYEAVWQLSNLGIGQSTCVGIGGDPIIGTTFIDALSMFEEDEDTDAVVMIGEIGGSAEEEAAEFIKEKLSKPVVAFIAGATAPKGKRMGHAGAIISGSSGSAEDKVAALERAGVRVSPSPAEMGETLKEAIS
- a CDS encoding NAD-dependent epimerase/dehydratase family protein, with product MKVLVTGVSGFIGSHLAERLLEEGNSVLGVDSFLDYYPRQIKEYNIRNLLGKPGFEFIEADILGLDLGKITEGIEAVFHQAAIAGVRSSWGGRFDEYVKNNILGTQMLLEACKNRELKKFIYASSSSVYGDAEELPVSETSPTNPISPYGVSKLGGEHLVSLYHKAYGIPAVSLRYFTVYGPRQRPDMAFHKFIRAVILGEEIEIYGTGEQTRDFTYIDDAVQANLRAFENGIDGEIYNIGGGSRIKLIECVRIIEELSGKKARLKFTESQRGDAKHTYADVSKAETDFRFSPAVPIREGLRKHYEWLLNNLELYLTAS
- a CDS encoding hydantoinase B/oxoprolinase family protein — translated: MPLSPFELEIFQNILSSIAEEMGVVLIRAGFSPNIKERRDLSCAIFMANGEMIAQAAHIPVHLGSMSFAVKAVIDEPEINEGDVFILNDPFRGGTHLPDVTCIAPVFVKDRLEFFVASRAHHADMGGLTPGSMPLSTSIHEEGILIPPSRLYRKGKLNKPLFDKILSSTRDPEEREGDFRAQVGSLELGARRLREVIDKYSLKKVKTSGSELLNYSEKMMREVVKQIPAGTYEFEDRLDDDGAGTKNIPLRVSIKVRRETAEVNFEGSSKMVKGCLNTPLSVTTAAAIYVFQCLAPKEMPLNSGPLRVVGIKAEKGSILNAEFPAAVVGGNVETSQRVVDVVFGALSRAVPEKVPAASAGTMSNTTFGGVNPRTGNKFAYYETIAGGMGGRFGKDGVNAVQTHMTNTLNTPIEALERELPVMIDSYGVRKRSGGKGRYKGGDGIIRKYKFLTDATVSLITERRKSAPYGINGGGEGKKGKNTLVRRGVKGKIAPKETFEVKKGDVLEIETPGGGGWGKPVSGD
- the amrB gene encoding AmmeMemoRadiSam system protein B; translated protein: MEYPKLRYIEAIPAESNGERIVYLRDHQNPSGRVLAVSPETLIVLSLFDGTRSVGEIQTALTRKFGDLVNKGDIENLITQLDEALFLDSDKYRDYKNKLEHEFRGADKRESSHAGLSYPADSSELAGWFETFFRKAEETEPYKKAQGKPKGIISPHIDYRRGGTSYAKAYRELLGCEEADTFIIYGTSHYADVENPFILTRKNFITPLGEAVTDRNVVESLVNSCDWDLFEGEIHHRTEHSIEFQVAFLQYLFNGKRDFKIVPILCNSFYRLISEGRSPGGDEKISGFLNSISEIISGLGERAFIIAAADMAHVGTKFGDREPVNNGTLERIRERDILSLTYSEKLDAEGFYRSVEEEKDWRKICGLSPIYATLKTIQAQEGRLLDYDQALEPDTGSVVSFASMGFYL